TCTTGGGGGGGAATGTCGTATATTTTTGGGGCTGCTTATGGCGTGGGAAAAGCGGGCTGCGATCGTCTTGCCGCGGATATGGCAGTGGAATTAAAATCAGAGAATATTACTTCGGTCTCCTTGTGGCCAGGGATTGTGGGAACTGAGCAAATTTCACAGTTAATTCAAGAAAGTAATTCAGAAAATCCTACGTTGCGCGATCGATACAATTGGGAAAGTCCTTTATTTGTGGGGCGAGTGATTGCCGCTTTCGTTGCCCAACCAAACCCCTTAAAATTGACTGGAAAGGTGCAAATTGTTGCTGAATTAGCTAAACGTTATAAAGTTGTTGATCAAGAAGGAAAGCGTCCTGCTTCACTGCGATCGCTGAAATTTATTCTTCCCTCAGCCCTTCCTTTTTTAAGACAATATGCTTGGCTAATTCCTGATTTAAAAGTCCCTTGGTTTCTATTACTATGGAAAGTGCTTCCTTCACCTAAAATTTAATCTGATGACAGAATTAAATCAAGCAACCGTTTTAATTACAGGGGCAAGTGGTGGCTTTGGTCAACAATTTACACGACAGCTTTTAAAGGCTGGCAGTCATTTAATTTTAACTGATTTAGATGCTGAAAAGTTAGAAGAACAAGTAGCTGCGCTTGAAACTGAAATCAAAACAGGGAAAGTGATCGCTTGTTGGGGAATTGATTTATCAACTGAAAACGG
This window of the Euhalothece natronophila Z-M001 genome carries:
- a CDS encoding SDR family NAD(P)-dependent oxidoreductase encodes the protein MKSLQNQVVLVTGATRGIGKGIAIGLGEAGATVYITGRTLGNEETPSQTGTLLETKTAVEEAGGICIPVQVDHSDDEQIKQLFTQIEQEQNGQLDLLVNNVFAGVQPLAQASGTPFWQHDPSLWDAVNQVGLRSHYVSSIFAARLMSKRKQGLICTISSWGGMSYIFGAAYGVGKAGCDRLAADMAVELKSENITSVSLWPGIVGTEQISQLIQESNSENPTLRDRYNWESPLFVGRVIAAFVAQPNPLKLTGKVQIVAELAKRYKVVDQEGKRPASLRSLKFILPSALPFLRQYAWLIPDLKVPWFLLLWKVLPSPKI